The Megalobrama amblycephala isolate DHTTF-2021 linkage group LG20, ASM1881202v1, whole genome shotgun sequence genome includes a window with the following:
- the habp2 gene encoding hyaluronan-binding protein 2 gives MKRSDFSAELKDFPAIEETDIENAEKRVQGSSTYRSTYLLLTEKRPVTFALVDCASITPGIMFPVILLLVGLSGLTLPVHAAPALLDDLVNLAIELVDEVYDYAVNDTEELSLSSAEINDTIDWIFSFFDEPEACDPNPCQNNGVCELLKNGKFKCICPEPYIGKKCQEERNVCKKVKCGYGDCVRTQEAPFYECKCWAPYLGSKCNKASACNPSPCLNGGECVKGRTRASFTCRCPENYIGKFCQVGPNDCYEGNGESYRGFVSETVEGMECLPWNYYLIPFKDFEGNDSIGAHNYCRNPDGDREPWCFVKETGKLRWDYCNAKPCSEPEPAKPSTTIAKLEFSECGKTQTNMISPRIFGGRKSLPKAHPWQVSFQVRPKGSNATFSHNCGGTLIDSCWVLTAAHCIDENEEVRLEMGGVNLEKDDPAKQFLEVEKIIAHENYTETLEALYNDIALLKLKSINGRCANETSSVKAACLPTDSFPDETQCTISGYGATEKEYAASPQLLNAKVLLISQKRCMSRNVYGNRMDDSMMCAGYMQGKTDSCQGDSGGPLVCEKDDTHYIYGVVSWGDSCGKKNRPGVYARVTKFIDWINEKMKSS, from the exons ATGAAGAGGAGCGACTTTTCCGCTGAATTAaaagactttcctgccatcgaggagacagatatagagaat GCAGAGAAAAGGGTCCAGGGATCATCCACATACAGGTCAACATATTTACTGCTCACAGAAAAAAGACCAGTGACTTTTGCGTTAGTGGATTGTGCATCTATTACTCCTGGAATCATGTTTCCAGTGATTCTGCTTCTTGTAGGCCTGTCTGGCCTCACTTTACCAGTTCACGCAGCGCCG GCTCTATTGGACGACCTTGTCAACCTGGCTATCGAACTCGTTGATG AAGTGTATGATTATGCTGTTAATGACACAGAGGAACTATCACTATCTTCAGCTGAAATTAATGACACCATTGATTGGATTTTTTCCTTCTTTGATGAACCAG AAGCGTGTGATCCAAATCCTTGCCAGAACAATGGAGTTTGTGAGCTCCTAAAGAATGGCAAATTCAAATGCATCTGTCCAGAGCCTTACATTGGCAAAAAGTGTCAGGAAG AGAGGAACGTGTGTAAGAAAGTGAAGTGTGGTTATGGTGATTGTGTCAGAACTCAAGAGGCCCCATTTTATGAATGCAAGTGCTGGGCCCCCTATCTGGGCTCTAAGTGCAATAAAG CCTCTGCGTGTAACCCGAGTCCATGCCTGAATGGAGGAGAGTGTGTTAAAGGCCGTACAAGAGCCAGTTTCACATGCAGATGTCCTGAAAATTACATTGGGAAGTTCTGCCAAGTTG GTCCAAATGATTGCTATGAAGGGAATGGGGAATCATACAGAGGTTTTGTCAGTGAGACAGTGGAAGGAATGGAATGTTTACCCTGGAACTACTATCTTATTCCCTTCAAGGATTTTGAAGGCAATGATAGCATTGGAGCCCACAATTACTGCAG AAATCCGGATGGAGACCGGGAACCCTGGTGCTTTGTGAAAGAGACGGGCAAACTCCGGTGGGATTACTGTAACGCCAAGCCGTGTTCTGAACCAG AACCAGCAAAACCCTCCACAACCATTGCAAAACTGGAATTTTCTGAATGTGGAAAGACTCAGACTAATATGATATCCCCAAGGATATTTGGTGGGAGGAAGTCCCTGCCTAAAGCGCATCCCTGGCAGGTTTCATTTCAGGTCCGGCCCAAGGGCTCTAATGCAACCTTCAGCCACAACTGTGGAGGAACCCTGATTGACTCCTGCTGGGTCCTAACTGCTGCTCACTGTAT TGATGAGAATGAGGAGGTAAGGCTGGAGATGGGTGGTGTGAACCTGGAGAAAGATGACCCTGCAAAACAGTTTCTGGAGGTGGAGAAAATCATTGCTCATGAGAACTATACAGAGACACTTGAAGCCCTGTATAACGATATAG CCCTGCTGAAACTAAAGTCAATAAATGGACGGTGCGCCAATGAGACCAGTTCTGTTAAGGCAGCATGTCTCCCCACTGATTCATTCCCTGATGAAACACAGTGCACCATATCAGGCTATGGAGCCACTGAGAAAG AGTATGCTGCCTCTCCTCAGCTGCTGAATGCCAAAGTTCTCCTGATCTCTCAGAAACGCTGTATGTCTCGTAATGTCTATGGGAACAGAATGGATGATTCCATGATGTGTGCTGGATATATGCAAGGAAAGACTGACTCTTGTCAG ggtGATTCTGGTGGACCCCTGGTTTGTGAGAAGGATGATACTCATTACATCTATGGTGTGGTGAGTTGGGGTGACAGCTGTGGCAAGAAGAACAGGCCAGGTGTCTATGCCCGTGTTACCAAATTCATTGACTGGATCAATGAAAAGATGAAATCATCTTAG